TGTCCTGGGAGCCGTCGGTGGAGCCGTTGTCGGCGACGATGACCTCGCCGACCACACCCAGCTCCTCCAGCGAGCGCTTGGCCTTGCGGACGCAGACCTCGAGCGTCTCGGCCTCGTTCAGGCACGGCAGGACGATCGACAGCTCGACGACTTCCGTGGGCGTCCCGGATGGCGTCTCCACGGACTGGTTCGACAGAGTCATACCGCGCGTGCTCCCCTGTGGTGGGATCTACGATTTGCTCGATCTTGTGGTTCAGGAGCGCTGCTGGGCATCCCAGGGCCGCCCTGGTCGCTGGGGGTAGCGCCCCCGCGCACCGTGCCAGCGTGGCTCAACTTACACGCAGCACTTCGGCCCTTAATCGAGTACCCGCGAGTACCAACGGCCGCCGTTCCCCTCGTGGGGGTCGGCGGCCGTTGTCGGTGCTCCACGGGACGATCGGGACGGGACCTTCAGGCCGGACCTACGAGATGGCGACCGCCACGACCAGGCCCAGCGCGAAGTGGGCGCTGGCCACGACCACGCTGGCGGGCGCGAAGCGGTCGGACTCGATCAGCGAGCCGACGTCCAGGCGGGTCACCCACTCCAGCAGGCGCACCGCGAGCACCTGCACGACGATGCCCACCAGGCCGTAGACCAGCGCGGACAGCAGGCCTTCGGCGAGCTTGCCGGCGGAGCTGTAGATCGCCACCACGACGATCAGCGCCATGCTGAGCAGGCCCGCCGCCGTCACGATGACCGCGTTCGGGGCGCCCGTGCGGACCAGGGTCGACAGCTTGCCGGGGGTCGTCCAGTCGATGGCGTAGAAGCCGAAGACCATGAGCACCAGGCCGACGATCGCGTACAGGGCGATCGCGCCGACGTCCCGGCCGATCTCCGCACCGAAGCCCGGGTCCAACGCGAGTTCGCTGATCACTGCCACTCCATTCATTCGACAATCCGATGCGGGACGAACGCCGCGCCATCGTCGGTCACCAGGCCGACCGTCTCGCGGATGCCGAGCCCGGCCGCCGTGTCGCCGACGACCCACGCGCCCAGCGCGGGGCGGTAGCCGTCGAACTCGGGCAGCGGGTCGAACGCCTGGTAGACGAACCCTTCCTTGCCGTACACGCCGCCGGTCATGGTCTCGTAGCCCGGCGCCACGATCTGGATGTTCGCGCCCTCCCGGCCCAGCCGGGGCTTGCGCACGTACTCGGTGAGCACGCTCGGTTCGTCCAGGAACGCGGGCAGCAGGTTCGGGTGGCCCGGGTACATCTCCCACAGCACCGCGAGCAGCGCCTTGTTGGAGAGCAGCATCTTCCACAGCGGCTCGATCCACAGGGTGCCGGGCAGGCTCTCCACCGCGTAGCGGCCGAACTGCTCGTCGACCACCCACTCCCACGGGTAGAGCTTCACGACCGTGTTCATGGGCGCCTCTTCGAGGTCCACGAACCGGTGCAGCAGCGAGTCCCAGCCGATCTCCTCGATGGCCAGGCCGACGGTGTTCATGCCCGCCTCGGCGGCGGTCTCCTGCAGGTAGGCCACGGTGACGTGGTCCTCGCCCGACGGGTCGGCCCCGGACCAGGTGAAGTGCACCTCGTTGGACGGCAGCTTCGCCCCGATCTCGGCCCACCGCTCGACCAGCTTCTCGTGGATGGAGTTCCACTGGTCGTCGTCGGGGTGGACGTCGGTCTTCCAGTTCCACTGGACGACCGAGGCCTCCAGCAGGGACGTGGGGGTGTCGGCGTTGTACTCCAGCAGCTTCGCCGGACCGCGGCCGTCGTAGCGCAGGTCGAACCGGCCGTAGACGTGCGGGTCGCGGCGCTTCCACGACTCGGCGATCGCGGGCCACGTCCACTCGGGGATGCCGAAGTCGCGGTACCGCTCGGTGAGCACGACGTTGTCCACGGCTTCGAGGCACATGCTGTGCAGCAGCTCGACGTCCGCCTCCAGGGACAGGACGTCGCTCATCTCGAACACGTAGTGCGCCGACTCGTCCCAGTACGGGCGTGGGCTGCCGTCTGCCGCGCGGGCGGGCGCGCCGAACACCAGCCCCTGCTCGGACACGGTGCGCTGCCAGTTCGGCCGGGGCGCGGAGGTCTCCCGACGCAACTCAGCTGCCCCCGCTCTTGCTGCTGCCGCCGATGCCGAACCCGCCGCGCTGGATCGTCGTGCCGGACTTGGTCGTGACGTTCGCGCCCTTGGGGATGGTGTAGCTGCCGCCGCTGACCTTCGAGCCGACGGGGACGCTCGTGCCGCCGTAGTGGTAGCGGTAGGAGCTGCCGCCGATGTAGATGAAGCCGCCGCTGACGTAGCCGCCGTGCGAGCGGGCGTAGTTCTCGTCGCAGTACTGGTCGTCGACGACCACGTCGTCGAGGGTGCACTGCGCCTGGACCTCGTCCGGGCTGGACACGGCGTACCAGATGGCGACGACGCCGACCACGCCCACGGCCACACCACCGCCGATGAGCAGCCTCTTGCGCCTCTTGCGCCGCTTGGCCTCCGCCGCGGCGGCCGCTGCGGCGGCCTCCTGCTGCTGCTTGACGGCCTGCTGCCGGGCGCGCTGCTCGGCCACCGTGGGCGGCCGGGGCTGCGTGACGCCGGGCTGCTGCTGCCGGATGCGGCCCTGCTTGACCGGCTTGCCGCCGGGTGCCTGCGGACCGCCCGGGGCTTGCGGACCGCCCGGGGTCTCGGGGCCGCCCGGTCCGGACTGGCCCGGCTGCGGCGCGCTCGGCGCGAAGCCCGGCTGCCCCGGCTGACCGGGTCCGCCCTGACCTGGTCCGCCCAGACCCGGCAGGGGTTGCGTCGGCTGCGGCCCGCTCGGCGCGAAACCGGGCTGTCCCGGCTGCGCGCCCGGCTGCCCCGGCCCGCCGGGTGCCGGTGGCGGCACGTACGGCGGCGGGTTCGCGGGCCCGCCGGCCTGCGGCGTCGTCTCGTCGTTACGGTCGTTCTCAGTCATCAGCCACTCCCGGCGGGGACGGTACAGAGATCGGCCGCCGAATGGGTGACGAGTGTCCCAAAAGCAACACAGTCCACCCGCCCGGTTGGCAGCGCGGTCGGCACAGGCATCATGGAGTAGATGTCCATGAGCGCTCGCTGGTTTCGTCGAGGTGACCACCTGGTCATGCTCGGCGCGTTCGTCGGTGCGCTCGGACTGCTCGCCCTGAGCACCTTCACGTCGTGGCCGGTCGCGGGTGGACCGGTCGGCGGGGCCAGCGAGGCCGTCAACCCGGTGTACACCTCCCAGGCGGGCGACTGCCTGAACTGGACCCGCGCCACGCTCTCCGACGTGGCCAAGGTCGACTGCTCGGCGCAGCACATGTTCGAGGTCACCGGCGTGGCCGACATCGGGTCGGCGTACGGGCCGCAGGCGCCGTTCCCGACCGACGAGCAGTGGCAGAAGATCAGCGAGGAGCACTGCGCCAAGACGTCCCTGGACTACCTCGGCGGCCGGTTCGACCCGTTCGGCAAGTACACCGTCGGCCCGCTCAACCCCGGTGAGCGGCTGTGGGCCGAGGGCCGGCGGACGCTGCGCTGCGGGCTCCAGGTCGCGGGACCGGCCGGTGGCCTGCTGCCCGCGTACGGCTCGGCGAAGACCCAGGACCAGTCCGACGTCTACGACCCGGGCGTGTGCCTGGGCATCACCGACGCGCGCGGCGTGGGCGACCCGGTCGAGTGCGCCAAGCCGCACGCGTTCGAGATCGTCGGCGTGGTGACGCTGCCCGCGGGCGACTTCCCGCCGGTCGAGCGGCAGGACGAGGTGCTGTCCGGCGAGTGCGCGCGGATCGCCGCCGAGTACTCCGGCGGCCTGGACTTCAAGGCGCGCGGCCTGGTCGTCACCTGGGACACGCGCGCGCCGGAGAGCTGGGCGGCGGGCTCCCACCGCGCGAACTGCAAGGTCGGCGCGGCCACCGACGGCACCGGCCTCAACCCGTGGGACGGCAGCGTCCGCAACCCCAACGCACCACCGTTGACCACGTCGAACCCGCCGCAGACGACGGCGGTGCAGCAGGACGAGCCGACCGGCAAGCCGCTGCACTCGCAGTCCAACAGCAGCCCGGCGTCGCCGCCGCCGTCGTCGTCGGGCGCCACGACGACGACCACCACCACGTCCGAGACCAAACCGTCGAGGTGAGGCCGTGCCCGCGGAGATGACCCGGCAGCGGTTCGAGGAGCTGGTGGGCGACGCCCTGGACCTGCTGCCGCCGGAGTTCGCGACGGCGATGAACAACGTGGTCGTCCTGGTCGAGGACCGCCACCCGGAGGTGCCGTCGCTGCTGGGCCTCTACACCGGCATCGCGCTGACCCGGCGCACCACCGACTACGGCGGCGTGCTGCCGGACCGGATCACGATCTACCGCGAGGCGATCCTCGACATCTGCGCCACCGAGGAGGACGTGGTGGAGGAGGTGGCGGTCACCGTGATCCACGAGATCGCCCACCACTTCGGCATCGACGACGACAAGCTGCACGAGCTGGGCTGGGGCTGACCGCCGCCGTGCGGGCGCGGCGGTAGGCGCAGACCCGAGCGGGCGCCGGCCGCTCGTCGCTAGTCGACCAGGTCCACCCCGGTCCACGACGTGCAGCGCCAGCCGTCGCCGGTGTCCTCCAGCACGACCTGGCCGGTGTTGGGCAGCAGGCCTGCCTCCAGCAGCGCCGGCTGGACGTTGCGGGCCATCGCCAGGGCCGCGAGCCGGATCGCCCCGCCGTGGCTGACCAGCACGACCGTGTCGTCGGGGGCGTGCCGCGCGCACACCTTGTCCACGGCCGCCAGGAACCGGTCGATCACCTGCCGACCCGACTCGCCGCCGGGGATCGTCGCGTCCAGGTCGCCCGCCGCCCACCGGTGCGCCGCGGCGATGAACTCGTCGAACGCCTCCCGGTCGTGCCGGCCCTCCAGGTCGCCGCAGAAGATCTCCTGCACGCCGTCGACCACCTCGACGTCCAGGCCGTGCGCGGCGGCCACCGGGGCCGCGGTCTGCTGCGCCCGCACGGCCGTGCTCGCGTACACGGCCGACACCGGCTCGGTCGCCAGCGCCTCGCCCAGCGCCGCCGCCTGCGCCACGCCCGCGTCGGTCAGCGGAGGGCCGGGTGGCAGGGAGTCCAGCGCCATCTTCAGGTTCGACGCCGTCTCGCCGTGCCGCACCAGGATCAGCTTCACGCCCCCCGCCCTTCCCGCACGGCGGCGACCCACTCGGCCGCCGCCACGAACTCCTCGTCCCCGACGGGCGCGCCGCCCGGTTCGGCCTTCGGGTAGGACCCGAGGAACCGGGTGTCCGGGCAGTGCCGGCGCAGCGCGGCGAGGGCGTCGCCCACGCGCGGCTCGGCGACGTGCCCGTCGAAGTCGATGTAGAAGCGGTACTCGCCGAGCCGGCCCTTGGTGGGGCGGGACTCGATGCGGGTCAGGTTGATGCGGCGCAGCGCCAGCTCGGTGAGCAGCTCGGACAGCGCGCCCACCCGGTCGGTCGCGGTGACCACGACGGACGTGCGGTCCTGCCCGGTCGGCGCGGGCGGCGGGCCGGGGCGGCGCAGCAGCAGGAACCGGGTCTTGGCGTCGCGGACGTCGGCCACGTCGGTGGCCAGCACCTCCAGCGGGTAGTGCCGCACGGCGACCGGCGCGCTCACCGCCGCGTCGAACTCGCCCGCCAGCACGGCCCGCGCGGCGGCGGCGGTGGACGTGGTGGCCACGACGTCGGCGGCGGGCAGGTGCTCGGCCAGCCAGTGCCGGACCTGGGCCAGGGCGTGCGGGTGGCTCGCGACCGTCTTCACCTCGCCGCCACCGGGCCGCACCAGCACGCTGAACCGCACGTCCAGCACGGTCTCCGCGACGGCCACCAGCGGCTCGCCCTCGGTCAGGGCGTCCATGGTGGCCGGGACCGCGCCCTCGACGGAGTTCTCCACCGGCACGCACGCGGCCTCGGCGTCGCCCCGGCGGGTCGCGGCCAGGGCGGCGGGCACGGTGTCGTACGGGACCAGCTCGTCGGGGGAGGCGCCCAGGCCGAGCGCGGCCTGCTCGGTGAACGTCCCCTGCGGTCCGAAGTAGGCGAGCACGGCCGCAACGATACGAGCACCACGTCCGGTGATCGCCGCTGAGGCGAGGATCACCCGGCCGGCGGGTGCCCGGCCCCGTTCCGCCGGACCCCTGTGTCCTGGAATGCTTGCGGCTGTGTCCGCCGATACGGAGGGTGAGATCAACGCTCCGGTAGCTGTTCCCCGTCTGGTGCTGTGCGCTGTCGACGAACCTCTCGCGACGGCGTGGCTGGGTGTCGCCGACGGCCGCACCGGTGTCGAGGTGCACCGCGGTTCGGTGCTCGACATCGTGGCCGAGGCCGTGGTGAGCCCCGCGAACTCCTCGGGCTGGATGCGCTTCGGCATGGACGCCGTGTACGCGCGGGCCTTCCCCCAGGTCGAGGCCAACGTGCGCAGCGCCGTGCTCGGCCTGCACGGCGGTGAGCTGCCGGTGGGCGAGGCGCTGGTGGTGCCGACCGGCGAGCCGCAGCCGGAGTGGCTGATCAGCGCGCCGACCATGCGCACCGCCGGCGAGCACCTGCCCGGCGACACCGTGCACCCGTACCTGGCGGCGCGGGCCGTGCTGCGCCTGTGGCGGGACGGCCGCCTCGACGACGGCCGTCCGGTGCGGTCGGCGGTGCGGACCATCGCCATGCCGGGCCTGGGCACCGGCGTCGGCGGGGTGGCGCCGGAGACGTGCGCGCGCCAGGTGGCGGCGGCGTGGGACGAGGTCTTCAGCTCGCTCCCCCGGCGCTGAACCCCGGCGCGTCCACCTGTGCACAACTCTGTGGACAACCCGCGTGGAGCCTGTGGACAACTACCGGGGCGCGACCCATCGCTCCAGGTCCAGCTCATCGGTGATGGGGATGCCGTAGTCCCCCACGGAGGGGATCTCCGGTTTGAGCCGCCGTGACTCGCGCACCGCGTCGGGCCGCAGCGCGGTGAGCCGGAACCCGCGCCGCTGGTAGAACCGCAACGCGTCGAGGTTGTCGTTGGTGGTGGTCAAGCGGACGCGGGAGCACCCGAGCTGCCGCGCCCGCTGCACGGCCGCCTCGACCAGCGAGCTGCCCACGCCCCGGCCTCTTCGCAGCGCGTCGACGGTGACGATCTCCAGCAGGTTCTCGGCGGTGGCGTAGGTCAGCAGGCCGACCACCTGGTCCTGCTGCTCCACCAGGAACCCCGGCAGACTGGCGGGGAAGAACACCTGGCCGTGGGCCACCGCGGTGTGCGCCCCCCACAGCTCCAGCACCAGCCGACCGACGACGATCCGGTCGGCTTCCTCGATCGCGCGTACCAGCATGTCTTGCACTGTCTTGAGGTCCGCGCGCAACCGGTACCGGCATTCGACCTATGGTGGGTGCGTGCCCGTGCGCGTGTTGCTGGTCGACGACCACGAGATCGTCCGCAGGGGTCTGCGCGAACTGCTCGACGACGAGGACGACATCACCGTCGTGGCCGAGGCGGGCGGGGTCGACGAGGCCGCCGTGCTCGCGTCCTCCGTGCGCCCGGACGTGGCGCTGGTCGACATGCGCCTGCCGGACGGGACGGGCGTGGACCTGTGCCGCCGCCTGCGGGGGTTGGACGTCCGCTGCCTGGTCCTGACCGCGTTCGACGACGAGGAGGCCCTGGTCGGCGCGATCATGGCCGGCGCCTCGGGCTACCTGTTGAAGCAGGTCCGCGGCCAGGACCTGGTCGACGCCGTCCGCGAGGTGGCGGCGGGCAGGTCGCTCCTGGACCCCCAGACCACGGCCCGCGTCCTGGACCGCATGCGCCGGCCACCCGAGGTGGACGTGCTGGACGCGCTGACCGAGCAGGAGCGGCGGGTGCTGGAGCTGATCGGCGAGGGGATGACGAACCGCCAGATCGCGGAGCGGCTGTTCCTGGCGGAGAAGACGGTGAAGAACTACGTCACGTCGGTGCTGCAGAAACTGGGCATGGAACGCCGGACCCAGGTCGCGGCCTGGGTGGCCCGCCGCTCCCGCTGAACCGCCTAGAGCGGCACGTGCCAGGTGATGGTGGTGCCGGTGCGGGGGGACGAGGTGACCTCGCAGCCGCCGCCCGCCGCCAACGCCCGCTCCTCCAGGTGCCGCAGACCGCGCCGGGCCACGCCGCGCGGGATGCCGCACCCGTCGTCGGACACCCGCAGTTCGAGGGTCGAGGGGTCTCGGACCAGGGTGATCTCCACCCGGCCGGCGCCCGAGTGGCGCACCACGTTGGACAAGGCCTCGCGCAGGGCCGCGCGGGCGTGGTCGGCCAACGCCGCGGGCACGTCGGTCAGGTCCCCGTCCACCCGCACCTCCGGCTCGAAGCCCAGCAGCTCGCCCGCGGTCCTCGCCTCGGCCAGCACCGAAGCGCGCAGGTCGGCGTCGCCGGGCTTGCCGGGGTCGGCGCTGCGCAACGCGCGGACGGTGGCGCGGACCTCGGCCATGGTCTGGTCGAGCTGGTCCACGCAGTCGGCCAGGCGCTTGGCCTCCCGCCCGTCCAGCTTCAGGCGGCGGTTGAGCAGTTCGAGTTGGACGCCGGTCGCGTACAGGCGCTGGATGATCACGTCGTGCAGGTCGCGCGCGATGCGTTCGCGCTCCTGGTACACCGCGATCCGCTGCCGGGCCGTCGAACCCTCGGCCAGCACGACCGCGAGCCCGGCTTGGGCGGCGAAGGCGGTCAGCACGTCGACGGTGTCGGTGCTGAACGGCGGCGCGCCCTTGCGGCGGTACACGGCCAGAGCGCCGATCTTGCGTTCCCGCGTCCCGAACGGCGCCACGGCGAACGGCCCGTACCCGCGCAGCGACTGCGGCACGAACGGTGCCGTGCGGGGGTCGGTGGTGAAGTCGTCGGCGACCACGGCCACGCCGGTCCGCGCGGCACGTGCGGCGGACGAGCGGTGGGACAGCACGATGCCGACCGGGTCGACGTCGCCGGAGGACGCCTCCACGGTGAGGCTCCCGTCGTCCCCGGTGGCCATGGCCAGGCCCAGGTCCGCCTCGGCCAGCTCGGCGGCGCGGCGCACGACGAGCGGCAGCACGGCGTCCGGGTCGTCGCCGGCGAGGGCGGCGGAGGTGATCTCGGTCGACGCGGCGAGCACCAGGGCGGGGTCCACGGCGGTCAACGGTAGGCCCCGACCGCGACTGCGCCCCGGGACACCTCCCACACCACGTCGGCGCGCCGCGCCTCGTCGGGCCGGTGGGTGATGTGCACGACGGTCACGTCCAGCCCGTCCACCAGGTCCAGCAGCCGGCGGGCCGAGTCCTCGTCGAGGTGGGCGGTGGGTTCGTCCAGGAGCAGGACGTCGGCGTCGTGCAGTAGGGCGCGGGCGAGGGCCACGCGTTGTGCCTCGCCGCCGGACAGCAG
This DNA window, taken from Saccharothrix variisporea, encodes the following:
- a CDS encoding macro domain-containing protein, coding for MLAAVSADTEGEINAPVAVPRLVLCAVDEPLATAWLGVADGRTGVEVHRGSVLDIVAEAVVSPANSSGWMRFGMDAVYARAFPQVEANVRSAVLGLHGGELPVGEALVVPTGEPQPEWLISAPTMRTAGEHLPGDTVHPYLAARAVLRLWRDGRLDDGRPVRSAVRTIAMPGLGTGVGGVAPETCARQVAAAWDEVFSSLPRR
- a CDS encoding GAF domain-containing sensor histidine kinase, which encodes MDPALVLAASTEITSAALAGDDPDAVLPLVVRRAAELAEADLGLAMATGDDGSLTVEASSGDVDPVGIVLSHRSSAARAARTGVAVVADDFTTDPRTAPFVPQSLRGYGPFAVAPFGTRERKIGALAVYRRKGAPPFSTDTVDVLTAFAAQAGLAVVLAEGSTARQRIAVYQERERIARDLHDVIIQRLYATGVQLELLNRRLKLDGREAKRLADCVDQLDQTMAEVRATVRALRSADPGKPGDADLRASVLAEARTAGELLGFEPEVRVDGDLTDVPAALADHARAALREALSNVVRHSGAGRVEITLVRDPSTLELRVSDDGCGIPRGVARRGLRHLEERALAAGGGCEVTSSPRTGTTITWHVPL
- a CDS encoding metallopeptidase family protein, with product MPAEMTRQRFEELVGDALDLLPPEFATAMNNVVVLVEDRHPEVPSLLGLYTGIALTRRTTDYGGVLPDRITIYREAILDICATEEDVVEEVAVTVIHEIAHHFGIDDDKLHELGWG
- a CDS encoding GNAT family N-acetyltransferase, coding for MLVRAIEEADRIVVGRLVLELWGAHTAVAHGQVFFPASLPGFLVEQQDQVVGLLTYATAENLLEIVTVDALRRGRGVGSSLVEAAVQRARQLGCSRVRLTTTNDNLDALRFYQRRGFRLTALRPDAVRESRRLKPEIPSVGDYGIPITDELDLERWVAPR
- a CDS encoding DUF350 domain-containing protein, with the protein product MISELALDPGFGAEIGRDVGAIALYAIVGLVLMVFGFYAIDWTTPGKLSTLVRTGAPNAVIVTAAGLLSMALIVVVAIYSSAGKLAEGLLSALVYGLVGIVVQVLAVRLLEWVTRLDVGSLIESDRFAPASVVVASAHFALGLVVAVAIS
- a CDS encoding septum formation family protein codes for the protein MSARWFRRGDHLVMLGAFVGALGLLALSTFTSWPVAGGPVGGASEAVNPVYTSQAGDCLNWTRATLSDVAKVDCSAQHMFEVTGVADIGSAYGPQAPFPTDEQWQKISEEHCAKTSLDYLGGRFDPFGKYTVGPLNPGERLWAEGRRTLRCGLQVAGPAGGLLPAYGSAKTQDQSDVYDPGVCLGITDARGVGDPVECAKPHAFEIVGVVTLPAGDFPPVERQDEVLSGECARIAAEYSGGLDFKARGLVVTWDTRAPESWAAGSHRANCKVGAATDGTGLNPWDGSVRNPNAPPLTTSNPPQTTAVQQDEPTGKPLHSQSNSSPASPPPSSSGATTTTTTTSETKPSR
- the pheA gene encoding prephenate dehydratase is translated as MLAYFGPQGTFTEQAALGLGASPDELVPYDTVPAALAATRRGDAEAACVPVENSVEGAVPATMDALTEGEPLVAVAETVLDVRFSVLVRPGGGEVKTVASHPHALAQVRHWLAEHLPAADVVATTSTAAAARAVLAGEFDAAVSAPVAVRHYPLEVLATDVADVRDAKTRFLLLRRPGPPPAPTGQDRTSVVVTATDRVGALSELLTELALRRINLTRIESRPTKGRLGEYRFYIDFDGHVAEPRVGDALAALRRHCPDTRFLGSYPKAEPGGAPVGDEEFVAAAEWVAAVREGRGA
- a CDS encoding response regulator, translating into MPVRVLLVDDHEIVRRGLRELLDDEDDITVVAEAGGVDEAAVLASSVRPDVALVDMRLPDGTGVDLCRRLRGLDVRCLVLTAFDDEEALVGAIMAGASGYLLKQVRGQDLVDAVREVAAGRSLLDPQTTARVLDRMRRPPEVDVLDALTEQERRVLELIGEGMTNRQIAERLFLAEKTVKNYVTSVLQKLGMERRTQVAAWVARRSR
- a CDS encoding histidine phosphatase family protein produces the protein MKLILVRHGETASNLKMALDSLPPGPPLTDAGVAQAAALGEALATEPVSAVYASTAVRAQQTAAPVAAAHGLDVEVVDGVQEIFCGDLEGRHDREAFDEFIAAAHRWAAGDLDATIPGGESGRQVIDRFLAAVDKVCARHAPDDTVVLVSHGGAIRLAALAMARNVQPALLEAGLLPNTGQVVLEDTGDGWRCTSWTGVDLVD
- a CDS encoding glutathionylspermidine synthase family protein; protein product: MRRETSAPRPNWQRTVSEQGLVFGAPARAADGSPRPYWDESAHYVFEMSDVLSLEADVELLHSMCLEAVDNVVLTERYRDFGIPEWTWPAIAESWKRRDPHVYGRFDLRYDGRGPAKLLEYNADTPTSLLEASVVQWNWKTDVHPDDDQWNSIHEKLVERWAEIGAKLPSNEVHFTWSGADPSGEDHVTVAYLQETAAEAGMNTVGLAIEEIGWDSLLHRFVDLEEAPMNTVVKLYPWEWVVDEQFGRYAVESLPGTLWIEPLWKMLLSNKALLAVLWEMYPGHPNLLPAFLDEPSVLTEYVRKPRLGREGANIQIVAPGYETMTGGVYGKEGFVYQAFDPLPEFDGYRPALGAWVVGDTAAGLGIRETVGLVTDDGAAFVPHRIVE